The Nitrospirota bacterium genome includes the window AAGGGGAGGCTCCGTATAGAATGGGCTGAACAGAATATGCCTGTACTGAGGCTTATCAGGGAGAGGTTCAAAAAAGAAAAGCCGTTGAAGGGGGTCAGAATTACATCATGCCTTCATGTAACAACTGAGACAGCTTGTCTTGTTCAGGCGCTAAAGGAGGGGGGCGCTGATGCAGTGCTTTGTGCATCAAATCCGCTTAGCACCCAGGATGACGTTGCTGCTTCTTTAGTCAAACATTCAGGAATCCCTGTGTTCGCAATTAAAGGTGAGGACAATGATACCTATTACAAGCATATGAATTCCGCATTAGACCTCAATCCCAATATAACCATGGATGATGGAGCAGATGTCGTTTCATTATTGCACTCAAAAAGAACCGACTTACTGCCGGATGTAATTGGCGGGACGGAAGAGACAACTACGGGAGTAATACGGTTAAAGAGCATGGCCAACGAAGGTGTCCTGAGATATCCTATTATCGCAGTCAATGATGCATTGACCAAACATCTTTTTGATAACAGATATGGGACTGGACAGAGTACAATTGACGGGATCCTCAGGGCCACTAACAGGCTAATAGCAGGCACTGTAGTTGTCGTTGCTGGTTACGGCTGGTGTGGCAAGGGTGTTGCGATGCGGGCTAAAGGGCTGGGTGGAGATGTTGTGATTGCAGAAATAGATCCGTTGAAGGCACTTGAGGCTGTAATGGATGGTTTCAGGGTGATGCCTATGTCCGCTGCATCCAAAATCGGCGACTTCTTTGTGACAGTAACAGGCGATATTAATGTATTAAGAGAAGAGCATTTTAAGGCTATGAAAGATGGCGCAATCGTTTGTAACTCAGGTCATTTTAATGTTGAGATAGATATACCTGCCTTACGGAAACTAAGTAAAAAGAGAAGGGTTATAAGAGAATTTGTAGAGGAGTATACCATGAAAGATGGAAGGCGGATCAATCTCCTGGGAGAAGGCAGGCTGATTAACCTTGCAGCTGCAGAAGGACACCCATCGAGTGTCATGGATATGAGCTTTGCAAACCAGGCGCTTGCAGCGGAATATATGGTGAAGAAGGGCAATAAGCTTGAAAACAATGTATATCCTGTTCCGGCAAATATAGACAGAGAGATCGCAAGACTGAAGTTAAACGCCTTAGGGATAAAGATAGACAAACTTACCAAAGAGCAACAGATATATCTTGCTTCATGGGAGATGGGAACCTGAAGAAGCAATGAGTGGAAAGCAATGAGTATTGAGTAATGGGGAGGGGGTTGACCCCTCCCGCCTCAATTCATTTCATCGCTGTTCAATACGGCGATGATAGCTTCCAATGATGGTACTACAGTGTTTTTTATCTCTTTTTCCGATGATGACGAAATTAATTGTACAACTCCTGCAAGATCTCTTGAAACCCGGGTCAATTTCCCTTTTAACCTTGAATTAGTGTCATTAAGAGCCTCGATCAGTTTCTTATTCTCGAGACGTAAACGTTTTCTTTCAAGTGCCTTTTTTGTAACAAAACTCAGTTGTTTAATATTATGCAACGGCTTCTGTAAATAATCAAAAGCACCGCCGTCCCGTAAAGCCTCAACCACACTGTCCATGGTCCCATGCCCGGTAAGGATAACTACCTCTATATCAGGGTCCTTTTCTTTAGCCCTTCTGAGTACTTCCATACCATCGAACCTTGGCATTTTTAAGTCAGTGATAACAAGATCGAAATTGAGCTGGTCAAGAAGGGATATTGCCTGCTCTCCGTCATAAGCTGTTAA containing:
- a CDS encoding adenosylhomocysteinase translates to MDFDIKDIGLADKGRLRIEWAEQNMPVLRLIRERFKKEKPLKGVRITSCLHVTTETACLVQALKEGGADAVLCASNPLSTQDDVAASLVKHSGIPVFAIKGEDNDTYYKHMNSALDLNPNITMDDGADVVSLLHSKRTDLLPDVIGGTEETTTGVIRLKSMANEGVLRYPIIAVNDALTKHLFDNRYGTGQSTIDGILRATNRLIAGTVVVVAGYGWCGKGVAMRAKGLGGDVVIAEIDPLKALEAVMDGFRVMPMSAASKIGDFFVTVTGDINVLREEHFKAMKDGAIVCNSGHFNVEIDIPALRKLSKKRRVIREFVEEYTMKDGRRINLLGEGRLINLAAAEGHPSSVMDMSFANQALAAEYMVKKGNKLENNVYPVPANIDREIARLKLNALGIKIDKLTKEQQIYLASWEMGT
- a CDS encoding response regulator — translated: LTAYDGEQAISLLDQLNFDLVITDLKMPRFDGMEVLRRAKEKDPDIEVVILTGHGTMDSVVEALRDGGAFDYLQKPLHNIKQLSFVTKKALERKRLRLENKKLIEALNDTNSRLKGKLTRVSRDLAGVVQLISSSSEKEIKNTVVPSLEAIIAVLNSDEMN